A region of Myxococcus stipitatus DSM 14675 DNA encodes the following proteins:
- a CDS encoding DUF885 domain-containing protein: MRQAFRPVRSLLLTACGLLSACAHQQAPATPPAESSPASVQAPEKFPELVDALFAASFDFSPSSGTAVGLHEYDTRLEDWSRPRIEARIIELDTLLSRLRAVDQGALSFDDAVDWAALESQLLAEQFELKVLRGWEHNPMQYAGLPGGAIDGLMKRDFAPKAERLRSVIARLKAVPSVFAAGKANVQAPPREFTDLAIRMAKGSVGFFEGSVTTWAQDAAGGDAALLAEFTSANAAAVASVRDFARWLEADLLPRSTGKYALGEERFLTKLRYEEMIDLPLPELLALGEANLEKDFQDFVATAKRINPRLSPAQVMAKLEENHPTAEDLIPSVRRSVEGVRQFLIDKDLVTIPSEVRPRVEETPPYARSGSFASMDTPGPYETKATEAFYYITPVEPDWDAKHQEEHLRLYNAPVVSVINIHEVWPGHYLQFLYAPRFPTKVRKLVAVGSNAEGWAHYTEQMMLDQGFGGGDPKLRLAQLSEALLRDCRYVAGIKLHTAGWTVEDAARLFREKCFQQPANAYEEARRGAYNPTYLYYTFGKLEVQRLAKDFQLAKGQSLKQFHDAFVSQGSLPLPLVRRLLMR, encoded by the coding sequence ATGCGCCAAGCCTTCCGCCCCGTCCGCTCGCTGCTGCTCACCGCCTGCGGACTCCTCAGCGCCTGCGCCCACCAGCAGGCTCCAGCGACGCCACCGGCGGAGTCCTCGCCGGCGAGTGTCCAGGCACCGGAGAAGTTCCCGGAGCTGGTGGACGCTCTCTTCGCCGCGTCGTTCGACTTCTCTCCGTCCAGTGGCACGGCAGTGGGCCTGCACGAGTACGACACCCGACTGGAGGACTGGAGCCGGCCGCGCATCGAGGCACGAATCATCGAGCTGGACACGCTGCTCTCCCGACTGCGTGCGGTGGACCAGGGCGCCCTGTCATTCGACGACGCCGTCGACTGGGCGGCGCTGGAGAGCCAGCTCCTCGCGGAGCAGTTCGAGCTGAAGGTCCTCCGCGGCTGGGAGCACAACCCCATGCAGTACGCGGGGCTTCCGGGCGGAGCCATCGACGGGCTGATGAAGCGCGACTTCGCTCCCAAGGCGGAGCGCCTGCGCTCGGTGATTGCGCGGCTGAAGGCCGTCCCCTCCGTCTTCGCCGCGGGAAAGGCCAACGTCCAGGCACCACCCCGCGAGTTCACCGACCTGGCCATCCGCATGGCGAAGGGCTCCGTGGGCTTCTTCGAGGGCTCGGTGACGACGTGGGCCCAGGACGCGGCGGGCGGAGACGCCGCGCTGCTCGCCGAGTTCACGTCCGCCAACGCGGCGGCGGTGGCCTCGGTGCGGGACTTCGCGCGCTGGCTGGAGGCGGACCTGCTGCCGCGCTCCACGGGGAAGTATGCGCTCGGCGAGGAGCGCTTCCTCACCAAGCTGCGCTACGAGGAGATGATTGACCTGCCGCTTCCGGAGTTGCTCGCGCTCGGCGAGGCCAACCTCGAGAAGGACTTCCAGGACTTCGTGGCCACCGCGAAGCGCATCAACCCTCGCCTCTCGCCCGCCCAGGTGATGGCGAAGCTGGAGGAGAACCACCCGACGGCCGAGGACCTCATCCCCTCGGTGCGTCGCTCGGTGGAGGGCGTGCGCCAGTTCCTCATCGACAAGGACCTGGTCACCATTCCCTCCGAGGTTCGCCCGCGCGTGGAGGAGACGCCGCCGTATGCGCGCTCGGGTTCCTTCGCTTCCATGGACACGCCGGGGCCCTACGAGACGAAGGCCACCGAGGCGTTCTACTACATCACACCCGTGGAGCCGGACTGGGACGCGAAGCACCAGGAGGAGCACCTGCGCCTCTACAACGCGCCCGTCGTGTCGGTCATCAACATCCACGAGGTCTGGCCCGGGCACTACCTCCAGTTCCTCTACGCGCCTCGCTTCCCCACCAAGGTCCGCAAGCTCGTCGCCGTGGGCAGCAACGCCGAGGGCTGGGCGCACTACACCGAGCAGATGATGCTGGACCAGGGCTTCGGCGGCGGTGACCCCAAGCTGCGCCTGGCCCAGCTCTCCGAGGCCCTCCTGCGCGACTGCCGCTATGTCGCGGGCATCAAGCTGCACACCGCCGGGTGGACGGTGGAGGACGCCGCGCGGCTGTTCCGTGAGAAGTGCTTCCAGCAGCCGGCCAATGCCTACGAAGAAGCGCGGCGCGGTGCCTACAACCCCACGTACCTCTACTACACGTTCGGCAAGCTGGAGGTGCAGCGGCTGGCGAAGGACTTCCAGCTCGCGAAGGGGCAGAGCCTCAAGCAGTTCCACGACGCCTTCGTCTCACAGGGGAGCCTGCCCCTTCCCCTGGTGCGGCGACTGCTGATGCGCTGA
- a CDS encoding helix-turn-helix domain-containing protein, protein MPITVRLAVVLAERQVRSKELAEYVGITEANLSLLKQGKVKGVRFETLARICEYLDCQPGDILRYVPEEGERRESSRRAG, encoded by the coding sequence ATGCCCATCACCGTCCGCCTCGCCGTGGTCCTCGCCGAGCGACAGGTCCGCTCGAAGGAGCTCGCTGAATACGTCGGCATCACCGAAGCCAACCTCTCCCTGCTCAAGCAGGGCAAGGTGAAGGGCGTGCGCTTCGAGACCCTTGCGCGCATCTGCGAGTACCTCGACTGCCAGCCCGGCGACATCCTGCGCTACGTCCCGGAAGAGGGAGAGCGCCGCGAATCGTCCCGCCGGGCTGGCTGA
- a CDS encoding erythromycin esterase family protein yields MRTSLAWVVVATCVLALWGCAAPTVPVLPPTAVLDLGPEWPEALPDTIAAEVQRAAMSHRVLALGEGDHFVAEKYEYRLAFLRLLVQHHGVRHVALEMGASDAGRIDRYLETGDERWLHRVVLHGYAGEDDDERRELAPVTRGDRRPPDDAWAEAERSFFRKLRELGLAQGARLHVAGFDFDAAPGGGYADARRSLESCADTPAVRALRVQLTPPRNTTPTLEVSRLDQLITQLTTERTRLDADCGATQVDAARAALDQLASSYRTFFEWRASQADTSAQGPLRMRRMFDERESQMHARYRRWAQSLPVDARVVLLGHDMHVARDSEVLRYGRAPHDLPMWRSLGTRIEQDHPGSLWVCWLLYGEGTRYMPTSRTGLSVVQPRPDSLEATLARTAGRYFVRMERVPAGSVVDQSWPFGTETSEGLGPVRTVTDAIVFLPQAHAPGPTPR; encoded by the coding sequence ATGCGAACCTCCCTGGCCTGGGTCGTGGTGGCGACGTGCGTGCTGGCGCTCTGGGGCTGCGCCGCGCCGACGGTGCCGGTGCTCCCTCCCACCGCGGTGCTCGACCTCGGCCCCGAGTGGCCCGAGGCACTCCCCGACACCATCGCCGCCGAGGTGCAACGCGCGGCGATGAGTCACCGGGTCCTCGCGCTGGGCGAGGGAGACCACTTCGTCGCGGAGAAGTATGAGTACCGACTGGCCTTCCTCCGACTCCTGGTGCAGCACCATGGGGTGCGTCACGTGGCGCTCGAGATGGGCGCCTCGGATGCGGGGCGGATTGATCGCTATCTGGAGACGGGCGACGAGCGATGGCTGCACCGCGTGGTGCTGCATGGCTACGCCGGAGAGGATGACGACGAGCGCCGCGAGCTTGCCCCTGTCACCCGAGGCGACCGTCGCCCACCGGATGACGCCTGGGCCGAGGCCGAACGCTCATTCTTCCGGAAGCTGCGCGAGCTCGGACTTGCACAGGGTGCACGGCTTCATGTGGCTGGCTTCGACTTCGACGCCGCGCCCGGTGGGGGCTACGCCGATGCACGGCGTTCACTCGAGTCCTGCGCGGACACCCCAGCGGTGCGCGCGCTTCGCGTCCAACTGACTCCTCCCAGGAACACCACGCCCACCCTCGAGGTGAGCCGGCTCGACCAGCTCATCACCCAGCTCACGACCGAACGCACCCGGCTCGACGCGGACTGCGGCGCGACGCAGGTGGATGCGGCGCGTGCGGCGCTCGACCAACTGGCCTCCTCCTACCGCACCTTCTTCGAGTGGCGTGCGTCCCAGGCCGATACCTCCGCGCAAGGCCCCCTGCGCATGCGGCGGATGTTCGATGAGCGCGAGTCACAGATGCATGCGCGATACAGGCGCTGGGCCCAGTCCCTTCCCGTCGATGCGCGGGTGGTCTTGCTCGGGCATGACATGCATGTGGCGCGTGACTCGGAGGTCCTCCGCTACGGACGTGCCCCGCATGACCTTCCGATGTGGCGGAGCCTGGGCACCCGCATCGAACAGGACCATCCCGGCAGCCTGTGGGTCTGCTGGCTGCTCTATGGCGAAGGGACTCGATACATGCCCACGTCGCGGACCGGCCTCTCGGTCGTCCAGCCGCGCCCCGACTCGCTGGAGGCCACGCTGGCCCGCACGGCCGGACGGTACTTCGTGCGGATGGAGCGTGTACCGGCTGGCAGCGTCGTCGACCAGTCGTGGCCCTTTGGAACGGAGACCAGCGAGGGCCTGGGTCCAGTGCGGACCGTCACCGACGCCATCGTGTTTCTTCCCCAGGCTCACGCCCCGGGACCGACTCCGCGCTGA